A region of Blattabacterium cuenoti STAT DNA encodes the following proteins:
- a CDS encoding nucleoside monophosphate kinase: MIHIILFGPPGCGKGTQAKIISNKFDFIHLSTGMIFRDHITKKTNLGKLASCYINKGTLVPDIITTNMLNIEIRKHFKAKGIIYDGYPRTKNQIFSLEKVLNKLCFGEINIIFYFFIQKNLIINRLLKRGKISHRNDDTNIITVQRRIKEYYKKTYLIWKNYKFKKNIIKLNASLSIEKISIFIENKISDLL; this comes from the coding sequence ATGATACATATTATATTGTTTGGACCTCCAGGTTGTGGAAAAGGAACTCAAGCTAAAATTATATCAAATAAATTTGATTTCATACATCTATCTACCGGAATGATATTTAGAGATCATATAACAAAAAAAACTAATTTAGGAAAATTAGCAAGTTGTTATATAAACAAAGGAACATTGGTCCCTGATATAATTACCACAAACATGTTAAATATAGAAATTCGAAAACATTTTAAAGCTAAAGGTATTATTTATGATGGATATCCTAGAACAAAAAATCAAATTTTTTCTTTAGAAAAGGTATTAAATAAATTATGTTTTGGAGAGATTAATATAATTTTTTATTTTTTCATTCAAAAAAATTTGATAATAAATAGACTTTTAAAAAGAGGAAAAATAAGTCATCGTAACGATGATACGAATATTATTACCGTTCAGAGAAGAATAAAAGAATATTATAAAAAAACCTATTTAATATGGAAAAATTATAAATTTAAAAAAAATATAATAAAATTAAACGCTTCTTTATCCATAGAGAAAATTTCTATTTTTATAGAAAATAAAATTTCGGATCTTTTATAA
- the lpdA gene encoding dihydrolipoyl dehydrogenase, whose product MHFDVIVLGSGPGGYVASIRAAQLGMKTAIVEKESMGGVCLNWGCIPTKSLLNSAKFLQSIKKNGELFGIKNENIEIDYSKVLSKSRNIVDQIKKGISFLMKKNGIHVIHGNAKLKKRKKIEVIQNEKSIAEYSGTHIIIATGAVPKVDKKFQCDEKKIITYRKALSFSSLPKKMIIVGSGSIGIEFAYFYHSMGTKVTIIEICSKLFPNGDNDISDYLKSSFDKIGIKNYLSSNINKITYNHENNEVIVDIKTSLKNIILKADIILYAMGVIPNIQYIGLKDIGIQTEKGFIVVDENYRTNIDGYYAIGDVISTPSLAHVASHEAINCIENIKSLNCQKIDYNNVPKCVYSLPEIASVGYTEKESKENGFQIKIGKFPFSALGRAISDENTDGFVKVIFDNKYDEWLGCHMIGNHVTDLIPEVVIARKLEATNYEILGTIHPHPSLSEAIIESIANAYGKAIHL is encoded by the coding sequence ATGCATTTTGATGTTATTGTTTTAGGAAGTGGACCTGGAGGTTATGTTGCTTCTATACGTGCAGCACAACTTGGAATGAAAACAGCTATAGTAGAAAAAGAATCTATGGGAGGTGTATGCTTAAATTGGGGGTGTATTCCTACAAAATCACTTTTGAATAGTGCTAAATTTTTGCAATCTATAAAAAAAAATGGAGAATTATTTGGGATAAAAAATGAAAATATTGAAATAGATTATTCTAAAGTACTTTCTAAAAGTAGAAATATCGTTGATCAAATAAAAAAAGGAATATCGTTTTTAATGAAAAAAAATGGAATTCATGTTATTCATGGAAATGCAAAATTAAAAAAAAGAAAAAAAATAGAGGTTATTCAAAATGAAAAAAGTATAGCAGAATATTCTGGTACACATATTATTATTGCAACTGGTGCGGTTCCTAAAGTTGATAAAAAATTTCAATGTGATGAAAAAAAAATTATAACATATAGGAAAGCTTTATCTTTTTCTTCATTACCAAAAAAAATGATCATTGTAGGTTCTGGTTCTATAGGAATAGAATTTGCTTATTTTTATCATTCTATGGGAACAAAAGTTACTATTATAGAAATATGTTCTAAATTATTTCCTAATGGAGATAATGATATATCTGATTATTTAAAATCTTCTTTTGATAAAATAGGAATTAAAAATTATCTATCTTCCAATATCAATAAAATTACTTATAATCATGAAAATAATGAAGTTATTGTTGATATTAAAACATCATTAAAAAATATTATATTAAAAGCAGATATAATTTTATATGCTATGGGAGTTATTCCTAATATTCAATATATTGGATTAAAAGATATTGGGATTCAAACAGAAAAAGGTTTTATAGTTGTAGATGAAAATTATCGTACAAATATAGATGGATATTATGCAATTGGAGACGTGATTTCAACCCCTTCTTTAGCTCATGTTGCTTCGCATGAGGCAATCAATTGTATTGAAAATATAAAATCTTTAAATTGTCAAAAAATAGATTATAATAACGTTCCGAAATGTGTTTATTCACTTCCTGAAATTGCTTCAGTTGGTTATACAGAAAAAGAATCTAAAGAAAATGGGTTCCAAATAAAAATAGGAAAATTTCCTTTTAGTGCTCTAGGTCGAGCTATTTCTGATGAGAATACTGATGGATTTGTAAAAGTAATTTTTGATAATAAATATGACGAATGGTTAGGATGTCATATGATAGGAAATCACGTTACAGATTTAATACCAGAAGTAGTAATTGCTAGAAAATTAGAAGCAACTAATTATGAAATTTTAGGAACAATTCATCCTCATCCTTCGTTAAGTGAGGCTATTATAGAATCTATAGCTAATGCTTATGGTAAAGCTATTCATTTATAA
- the fsa gene encoding fructose-6-phosphate aldolase gives MKFFIDTANLKEINEARTLGLLDGVTTNPSLISKEPVFNQKEIYQHYISICEYLKNNENLSAEVISTNYTNMIQEGEELSSLHSKIIVKIPMTENGIKAIKYLSEKKIKTNCTLVFSVGQALIAAKVGANYVSPFLGRLDDISHNGLNLIKDIKNIYENYHFETKILAASIRHPLHIIECSKIGIHAVTSPLNVIYSLLNHPLTENGLEKFMKDFQKKIK, from the coding sequence ATGAAATTTTTTATAGATACTGCAAATTTAAAAGAAATTAATGAAGCAAGAACATTAGGATTGTTAGACGGAGTTACAACAAATCCATCTTTGATATCAAAGGAGCCTGTTTTCAATCAAAAAGAAATTTATCAACATTATATATCTATATGTGAATATTTAAAAAACAATGAAAATTTGAGCGCAGAAGTCATCAGTACAAACTATACTAATATGATTCAAGAAGGCGAGGAACTTTCTTCTTTACATTCCAAAATTATAGTAAAAATTCCCATGACAGAAAACGGAATCAAAGCTATTAAATATTTATCTGAAAAAAAAATTAAAACTAATTGTACTCTTGTTTTTTCTGTAGGACAAGCTCTGATAGCTGCTAAAGTTGGCGCTAACTATGTCTCTCCATTTCTAGGAAGATTAGATGATATTTCTCACAATGGATTAAATTTAATAAAAGACATAAAAAATATATATGAAAATTATCATTTTGAAACAAAAATATTAGCAGCTTCTATCCGACACCCTTTACATATTATAGAATGTTCTAAAATTGGTATACATGCCGTAACTTCTCCTTTAAATGTTATTTATTCTTTATTGAATCACCCATTAACTGAGAATGGTTTAGAAAAATTTATGAAAGATTTTCAAAAAAAGATAAAATAA
- a CDS encoding ferritin — protein sequence MLNEKIQEGLTKQLNRELESSQLYLYMASWVERKGYEGICEFLYDHSNEERNHMLKLIRYINKRRGNVILNNNGFSIINNITCISLKDLFIKLFEHEKKISREINFLVEISLQEKDYFTYNFLQWYVEEQIEEEALSKMILDKIELIGTDKGGLYFFDKDMKNFHKKKNCD from the coding sequence ATGCTCAATGAAAAAATACAAGAAGGGTTAACGAAACAGTTAAATAGGGAATTAGAATCCTCTCAGTTGTATTTGTATATGGCTTCTTGGGTGGAAAGAAAAGGTTATGAAGGAATATGTGAATTTTTGTATGATCATTCAAATGAAGAGAGAAACCATATGTTAAAATTGATTAGGTATATTAATAAAAGAAGAGGAAATGTTATTTTAAATAATAATGGATTTTCAATTATAAATAATATAACATGTATATCTTTAAAAGATTTATTCATAAAACTATTTGAACACGAAAAAAAAATTTCTAGGGAAATTAATTTTTTAGTAGAAATTTCTTTGCAAGAAAAAGATTATTTCACATATAATTTTTTACAATGGTATGTTGAAGAACAAATAGAAGAAGAAGCTTTAAGCAAGATGATTTTAGATAAAATTGAATTAATAGGAACAGATAAAGGAGGATTGTATTTTTTTGATAAAGACATGAAAAATTTTCATAAAAAAAAAAATTGTGATTAA
- the dapA gene encoding 4-hydroxy-tetrahydrodipicolinate synthase has protein sequence MKKLNGTGVALVTPFKKDGKIDFNGLEKLVKYVLDNNVDYLVALGTTSETTTLKQEEKWEIIKCIQNSNYKKLPLILGIGGNNTENVIKEVNSIKNLSDFYAILSVSPYYNTPSQEGIYQHFKSIVNHTEANIILYNVPKRTGSNIIPDTVLRLSFDFKNIIGIKEASGNVLQSYKILERKKENFSVISGDDYTILPVILGGGEGVISVIAQGFPDKISNMISLAKKNDVKKAFSIFYDIMNIIDLIYEEGNPTGIKTFLDVIGICNPYVRLPLVNGTPSLRKKILHSLNKINQ, from the coding sequence ATGAAAAAATTAAATGGAACAGGTGTAGCGTTAGTTACTCCTTTTAAAAAGGATGGAAAAATTGATTTTAATGGACTTGAAAAACTAGTAAAATATGTTTTAGATAATAATGTAGATTATCTAGTTGCATTAGGAACTACATCAGAAACGACTACCCTAAAACAAGAAGAAAAATGGGAAATTATAAAATGTATTCAAAATTCTAATTATAAAAAACTTCCTTTAATATTAGGAATAGGAGGGAATAACACAGAAAATGTTATAAAAGAAGTAAATAGCATAAAAAATTTATCGGATTTTTATGCTATTCTTTCAGTTTCTCCTTATTATAACACTCCTTCTCAAGAAGGGATATATCAACATTTTAAATCAATTGTAAATCATACAGAAGCAAATATTATTCTTTATAATGTTCCTAAAAGAACAGGATCTAATATTATACCGGATACTGTTTTACGTTTGTCTTTTGATTTTAAAAACATAATAGGAATCAAAGAAGCTTCTGGAAATGTTTTACAGTCTTATAAAATTTTAGAACGTAAAAAAGAAAATTTTAGTGTGATATCAGGAGATGATTATACAATTTTACCTGTTATATTAGGTGGAGGAGAAGGAGTTATTTCCGTAATTGCCCAAGGATTTCCTGATAAAATTTCTAATATGATATCATTAGCGAAAAAAAATGATGTAAAAAAAGCTTTTTCTATTTTTTACGATATTATGAATATAATAGATCTTATTTATGAAGAAGGGAACCCTACAGGGATAAAAACTTTTTTAGATGTCATAGGAATATGTAATCCATATGTAAGATTACCATTAGTAAATGGAACTCCATCTTTGAGAAAAAAAATTTTACATTCATTAAATAAAATAAATCAATAA
- a CDS encoding RNA recognition motif domain-containing protein, whose amino-acid sequence MDNTKLYVGNLSYDMTEQELKNYFESIGEVNHAKIIFDESTSNRRSKGFGFIEMSNEENAKQAIEKLNGTEFMGRNIIVSAARPRTKKDY is encoded by the coding sequence ATGGATAACACGAAACTATACGTAGGTAATTTATCTTATGATATGACAGAACAAGAATTGAAGAATTATTTTGAATCTATAGGAGAAGTCAATCATGCTAAGATAATTTTTGATGAATCTACGTCAAATAGAAGAAGCAAAGGTTTTGGTTTTATAGAAATGTCTAATGAAGAAAACGCTAAACAAGCTATAGAAAAATTGAATGGGACAGAATTTATGGGTAGGAATATTATTGTATCTGCAGCTAGGCCAAGAACAAAAAAAGATTATTAA
- the pncB gene encoding nicotinate phosphoribosyltransferase, whose translation MNNSSFIVSSLLDNDFYKFTMQNAVIKLFPLVKAKYEFINRGKHSFPKDFAKILKENLNKMAYLKLSNEERIYLEKYCPYLDSSYLDFLNKYQYNPKEVNIFQKGENIQMHIEGLWSSTILWEVPIMSIISELYYKLTTGVQNISEKKITNITKEKLKKYKKLQVKIGEYGTRRRYSYKVHKLVLKILKEEGPPFFIGSSNVHLSHILSIKPIGTQAHEWVMFHAAKYGFNIADRIAMENWLNIYKGKLGIALSDTYTSPVFFKNFNKRLSNIFKGVRHDSGDPIFFTKEIIKHYKKFKINPIRKKIIFSDNLNPCKVAYISSFCKKKINTCFGIGTNFTNDIGVPSMNIVIKMVKTFFGKKWKSVVKLSNVQEKSTGKKNMIFFAKKILKIRNNFYS comes from the coding sequence ATGAATAATTCTTCTTTTATTGTATCATCATTATTGGACAATGATTTTTATAAATTTACAATGCAAAATGCTGTAATTAAATTATTTCCATTAGTAAAGGCAAAATATGAATTTATAAATAGAGGAAAACATTCTTTTCCTAAAGATTTTGCCAAAATTTTAAAAGAAAATCTGAATAAAATGGCTTATTTAAAACTTTCAAATGAAGAAAGAATTTATTTAGAAAAATATTGCCCTTATCTAGATTCTTCTTATTTAGATTTTTTGAATAAATACCAATACAATCCAAAAGAAGTGAATATTTTTCAAAAAGGAGAAAATATACAAATGCATATAGAAGGATTATGGAGTAGTACTATATTATGGGAAGTTCCTATAATGTCTATTATATCTGAATTATATTATAAGTTAACAACAGGAGTTCAAAATATATCAGAAAAAAAAATTACGAATATAACAAAAGAAAAATTAAAAAAATATAAAAAATTACAAGTTAAAATTGGAGAATATGGAACAAGAAGAAGATATTCTTATAAAGTGCATAAATTAGTTCTAAAAATATTAAAAGAAGAAGGCCCTCCTTTTTTTATAGGAAGTAGTAATGTTCATCTTTCTCATATTTTATCAATCAAACCAATAGGAACTCAAGCTCACGAATGGGTAATGTTTCATGCTGCAAAATATGGATTTAATATAGCAGATCGTATAGCTATGGAAAATTGGTTAAATATTTACAAAGGTAAATTAGGAATTGCTTTATCTGATACATATACTTCGCCAGTTTTTTTCAAAAATTTTAATAAAAGATTATCCAATATTTTCAAAGGAGTAAGACATGATAGTGGAGATCCTATTTTTTTTACAAAAGAAATTATAAAACATTACAAAAAATTTAAAATAAATCCTATAAGAAAAAAAATTATATTTTCAGATAATCTTAACCCATGTAAAGTTGCCTATATTTCTTCTTTTTGTAAAAAGAAAATAAATACTTGTTTTGGAATAGGAACAAATTTCACTAATGATATAGGAGTACCTTCTATGAATATTGTCATAAAAATGGTAAAAACTTTTTTCGGAAAAAAATGGAAATCAGTGGTTAAACTTTCTAATGTTCAAGAAAAATCTACAGGAAAAAAAAATATGATTTTTTTTGCTAAAAAAATCCTTAAAATAAGGAATAATTTTTATTCATGA
- the miaB gene encoding tRNA (N6-isopentenyl adenosine(37)-C2)-methylthiotransferase MiaB — protein sequence MKDKNFYIENYGCQMNISDSDIITSILLKNGFTQSKNLDEANIILLNACSIREKAELTLKKRLEQLKFYKKNKKIWIGITGCFSKQIKKIFLEKKIVDFFVSPDSYREIHNFINYSIIGKKYFFYDSIKKKNETYADINIIKQKNKKITTFLSITRGCDNMCTFCIVPFTRGRERSTDPNSIIKECERLYQNGYKEIILLGQNVDSYLWIYNKKNINQNQKNVVDFSNLLDLLAKKNPMMRIRFSTSNPHDMSNKVLEVISKHKNICKHIHLPVQSGSNKILKLMNRKYTREKYLFLVKQIKNIIPECSISHDIISGFCNENEEDHQDTINLMKEIKYNYGYMFSYSPRPGTYAYRKLKDNVPKHIKKKRLQEIIDLQRKHSFYRMQEHLGKVEEVLIEGESKKNNQYWYGRNTQNLIVVFPKKHLNIGDLVHVKIKNTTSATLIGDICI from the coding sequence ATGAAAGATAAAAATTTTTACATTGAAAATTATGGTTGTCAAATGAACATATCAGATAGCGATATTATTACTTCTATTTTATTAAAAAACGGTTTTACTCAATCTAAAAATTTGGATGAAGCAAACATAATTTTATTAAATGCATGTTCCATTCGAGAAAAAGCAGAATTAACTCTAAAAAAAAGATTGGAACAATTAAAATTTTATAAAAAAAATAAAAAAATTTGGATTGGAATTACAGGGTGTTTTTCAAAACAAATAAAAAAAATTTTTTTAGAAAAAAAGATAGTAGATTTTTTTGTTTCACCAGATTCTTATAGAGAAATCCATAATTTTATTAATTATTCTATAATAGGAAAAAAGTATTTTTTTTATGATTCTATTAAGAAAAAAAATGAAACTTATGCAGATATAAATATTATAAAACAAAAAAATAAAAAAATAACAACTTTTTTAAGTATAACAAGAGGATGTGATAACATGTGTACTTTTTGTATTGTTCCTTTTACCAGAGGAAGAGAAAGAAGTACTGATCCAAATTCTATTATTAAGGAATGTGAACGGTTATATCAAAATGGATATAAAGAAATAATTCTTCTAGGACAAAACGTAGATTCTTATTTATGGATATACAATAAAAAAAACATAAATCAAAATCAAAAAAATGTTGTAGATTTTTCAAATCTTTTAGATCTTTTAGCAAAAAAAAATCCTATGATGAGAATTAGGTTTTCTACATCCAATCCTCATGATATGTCTAATAAAGTATTAGAAGTTATTTCTAAACATAAAAATATTTGCAAACATATTCATCTACCTGTTCAATCTGGAAGTAATAAAATATTAAAATTAATGAACAGAAAATATACAAGAGAAAAATATCTTTTTTTAGTTAAACAAATTAAAAATATTATACCTGAATGTTCTATATCTCATGATATTATATCTGGATTTTGTAATGAAAATGAGGAAGATCATCAGGATACCATAAATTTAATGAAAGAAATCAAATACAACTATGGTTATATGTTTTCCTATTCTCCTAGACCTGGAACTTATGCATATAGAAAATTAAAGGATAATGTACCTAAACACATAAAAAAGAAACGATTACAAGAAATTATTGATTTACAAAGAAAACATTCATTTTATAGAATGCAAGAACATTTAGGTAAAGTAGAAGAAGTTCTAATAGAAGGAGAATCAAAAAAAAATAATCAATATTGGTATGGAAGAAACACACAAAATTTAATCGTAGTTTTTCCTAAAAAACACCTAAATATAGGAGATTTAGTTCATGTAAAAATAAAAAATACAACATCTGCAACTTTAATAGGAGACATTTGCATATGA
- a CDS encoding sigma 54-interacting transcriptional regulator, whose amino-acid sequence MEPVFIQKIKQKFGIIGYDCTLYRALEKAIQVAPTDISVLVLGESGVGKEFIPKIIHQYSSRKHHSYIAVNCGAIPEGTIDSELFGHEKGSFTGATSMRKGYFEGANGGTVFLDEVGELPLTTQVRLLRILESGEFIKVGSSKIQKTNIRIVAATNLNMIESIQKGKFREDLFYRLNTVQINVPPLRFRKNDIKFLSKKFSNDFAEKYHMPSIILNEESLKYLENYPWPGNIRQLKNLIEQISVVETKREISIEKLKEYIPENIPSISFSNHNNNNVIETSFHSREKDFLYKILFDMKKNLNDLKNITFQLIKNNSNNRFIEENQRLMEKVFGKMIYNRNDSIFQLEDSSKSSSDLDYEEVEEDLSKNELSSFSLQEKEIEFIQKALKKNKGKRRKAAKELGISERTLYRKIKQYGL is encoded by the coding sequence ATGGAACCCGTTTTTATCCAAAAAATAAAACAAAAATTTGGAATCATTGGATATGATTGTACTTTGTATAGAGCATTAGAAAAGGCAATACAAGTAGCACCTACTGATATTTCAGTATTAGTTCTTGGAGAAAGTGGAGTAGGAAAAGAATTTATTCCAAAAATTATTCATCAATATTCTTCTAGAAAACATCACAGTTATATTGCTGTAAATTGTGGAGCTATTCCAGAGGGAACTATTGATAGTGAACTTTTTGGTCATGAAAAAGGATCTTTTACCGGAGCTACAAGTATGAGAAAGGGTTATTTTGAAGGAGCAAATGGAGGAACTGTTTTTTTAGATGAAGTTGGGGAATTACCTTTAACTACACAAGTTCGTCTTCTTAGAATATTAGAATCTGGAGAATTTATTAAAGTAGGTTCTTCTAAAATTCAAAAAACAAATATCCGTATTGTTGCTGCTACAAATTTAAATATGATAGAGTCTATTCAAAAAGGAAAATTTAGAGAAGATTTATTTTATCGTTTAAATACAGTACAAATTAATGTACCTCCTTTACGTTTTCGTAAAAACGATATTAAATTTTTGTCTAAAAAATTTTCTAATGATTTTGCAGAAAAGTATCATATGCCTTCAATAATATTGAATGAAGAATCTTTAAAATATTTGGAAAATTATCCTTGGCCTGGAAATATAAGACAATTAAAAAACTTAATAGAACAAATTTCTGTAGTGGAAACTAAACGTGAAATTTCTATAGAAAAATTAAAAGAATATATTCCAGAAAATATTCCATCAATATCTTTTTCTAATCATAATAATAACAATGTAATAGAAACATCTTTTCATAGTAGAGAAAAAGATTTTCTTTATAAAATTTTATTTGATATGAAAAAAAATTTAAATGACTTAAAAAATATCACTTTTCAATTGATTAAAAATAACTCCAATAATAGATTTATTGAAGAAAATCAACGTCTTATGGAAAAAGTTTTTGGAAAAATGATTTACAATAGAAATGATTCTATTTTCCAATTAGAAGACTCATCTAAATCTTCTTCAGATTTAGATTATGAAGAAGTAGAAGAAGATTTATCAAAAAATGAATTATCTTCTTTTTCTTTGCAAGAAAAAGAAATTGAATTTATTCAAAAAGCTTTAAAAAAGAATAAAGGAAAAAGAAGAAAAGCTGCAAAAGAATTAGGAATTTCAGAAAGAACATTATACAGAAAAATTAAACAATATGGCTTATAA
- the secG gene encoding preprotein translocase subunit SecG, whose translation MLVILIQSPKKESIHQSFMEKNFRFFGIKRTNTFLEKITWILSILIFFLILSFNFLLKSKHLRN comes from the coding sequence ATGTTAGTTATATTAATACAAAGTCCTAAAAAAGAAAGTATTCATCAATCTTTTATGGAAAAAAATTTTAGATTTTTTGGAATTAAAAGAACAAATACATTTTTAGAAAAAATTACTTGGATTTTATCCATTCTCATATTTTTTTTAATTCTATCTTTCAATTTTTTACTAAAATCAAAACATTTAAGAAACTAA
- a CDS encoding co-chaperone GroES, translating to MVEVKINPLADRVLVQPDPAETKTTSGIIIPDTAKEKPQKGTIIAVGKGKKDEPMNLKKGDRVLYGKYSGTELKWEGEEYLIMRESDVIAII from the coding sequence ATGGTGGAAGTAAAGATTAATCCTTTAGCAGATCGTGTCCTTGTACAACCTGATCCTGCTGAAACAAAAACAACTTCAGGTATTATTATTCCTGATACTGCAAAAGAAAAACCACAAAAAGGAACAATAATTGCCGTAGGTAAAGGAAAAAAAGATGAGCCTATGAATTTAAAAAAAGGAGATAGAGTTTTATATGGAAAATATTCTGGTACAGAATTAAAATGGGAGGGTGAAGAATATCTCATTATGCGAGAATCTGATGTTATAGCTATTATATGA
- the groL gene encoding chaperonin GroEL (60 kDa chaperone family; promotes refolding of misfolded polypeptides especially under stressful conditions; forms two stacked rings of heptamers to form a barrel-shaped 14mer; ends can be capped by GroES; misfolded proteins enter the barrel where they are refolded when GroES binds) yields MAKDIKFDIEARDKLKKGVDALANAVKVTLGPKGRNVVLQKSFGGPQVTKDGVTVAKEIELEDPIENLGAQMVKEVASKTNDVAGDGTTTATVLAQAIVREGLKNVAAGANPMDLKRGIDKALEVVVLDLKKQSREVGGNTEKIKQVASISANNDEKTGALIADAFEKVGKEGVITVEEAKGTDTSVDVVEGMQFDRGYQSPYFVTNAEKMITEFDQPQILLSDKKIAAMKDLLPILEPVAQSGKPLLIISEEVEGEALATLVVNKIRGTLKVAAIKAPGFGDRRKAMLEDIAILTGGSVISEETGSKLEDVKLHMLGKAERVIIDKDNTTIVNGGGSKKDIRARVDQIKSQIESTTSDYDKEKLQERLAKLAGGVAVLYVGAASEVEMKEKKDRVDDALNATRAAVEEGIVAGGGVALVRAIKSLENTTGDNVDQDTGIQIVRRSLEEPLRQIVANTGGEGSVVVAKVAEGKGDFGYDAKIGEYKNMIVEGIIDPTKVARVALENAASVSGMLLTTECVVTEIKKDESNIAPQMPGAGGGGMGGMM; encoded by the coding sequence ATGGCAAAAGATATTAAATTTGATATTGAAGCAAGAGATAAATTAAAAAAAGGAGTAGATGCATTAGCAAACGCCGTAAAAGTTACTTTAGGACCAAAAGGTCGTAATGTTGTATTGCAAAAATCTTTTGGAGGCCCTCAAGTAACTAAAGATGGGGTCACTGTTGCTAAAGAAATTGAATTAGAAGATCCTATAGAGAATCTTGGTGCTCAAATGGTAAAAGAAGTTGCATCTAAAACCAATGATGTAGCTGGAGATGGAACCACAACTGCTACTGTTTTAGCTCAAGCTATCGTCAGAGAGGGTTTAAAAAATGTAGCAGCAGGTGCTAATCCTATGGATTTAAAAAGAGGAATAGATAAGGCTTTAGAAGTAGTTGTTTTAGATTTAAAAAAACAATCTAGAGAAGTTGGAGGGAATACAGAAAAAATAAAACAAGTAGCTTCTATTTCTGCAAATAATGATGAAAAAACTGGAGCTTTAATAGCTGATGCATTTGAAAAAGTAGGAAAAGAAGGAGTTATTACTGTTGAAGAAGCAAAAGGAACAGATACATCTGTAGATGTTGTTGAAGGTATGCAATTTGATAGAGGATATCAATCTCCTTATTTTGTAACAAATGCTGAAAAAATGATAACAGAATTTGATCAACCTCAAATTTTATTATCTGATAAAAAAATAGCAGCAATGAAGGATCTACTTCCTATATTAGAACCTGTAGCTCAATCTGGAAAGCCTTTATTAATTATTTCTGAAGAAGTAGAAGGAGAAGCTTTAGCTACATTAGTAGTTAATAAAATACGAGGAACTTTAAAAGTAGCAGCTATTAAAGCTCCTGGATTTGGAGATAGAAGAAAAGCTATGTTAGAAGATATAGCAATTCTAACAGGAGGAAGTGTAATTTCTGAGGAAACAGGAAGTAAATTAGAAGATGTGAAATTACATATGCTAGGAAAAGCAGAAAGAGTTATTATAGATAAAGATAATACTACTATAGTTAATGGAGGAGGAAGTAAAAAAGATATAAGAGCACGTGTAGATCAAATTAAATCTCAAATAGAATCTACAACATCAGATTATGATAAAGAAAAACTACAAGAGCGTCTTGCAAAACTAGCTGGAGGTGTTGCCGTTCTTTATGTTGGAGCTGCATCTGAAGTAGAAATGAAAGAAAAAAAAGACCGTGTAGATGATGCTTTAAATGCCACTAGAGCTGCGGTAGAGGAAGGAATAGTAGCTGGAGGTGGAGTTGCTTTAGTTCGTGCTATTAAATCTTTAGAAAATACAACAGGAGATAATGTAGATCAAGATACCGGAATACAAATTGTAAGAAGATCTCTTGAAGAACCTTTACGTCAAATTGTAGCCAATACAGGTGGAGAAGGATCTGTCGTAGTAGCTAAAGTGGCTGAAGGAAAAGGTGATTTTGGATATGATGCTAAAATTGGTGAATACAAAAACATGATAGTAGAAGGAATTATAGATCCAACTAAGGTTGCTAGAGTAGCATTAGAAAATGCAGCTTCTGTATCAGGAATGTTGTTAACTACTGAATGTGTTGTTACAGAAATAAAAAAAGATGAATCCAATATTGCACCTCAAATGCCTGGAGCTGGAGGAGGAGGAATGGGAGGAATGATGTAA